Proteins encoded by one window of Engraulis encrasicolus isolate BLACKSEA-1 chromosome 21, IST_EnEncr_1.0, whole genome shotgun sequence:
- the LOC134437539 gene encoding 5'-nucleotidase-like: MTDEVKDKQFCNHTDLEATLTLLHFNDVYEIEARSIEPAGGAARFATALKEFQDLNPFIAFSGDCLSPSLLSTFTKGRHMIDILKALGIHCAVFGNHEFDFGVDTLEELTQQTSFPWFLSNVYDKFTSQTLGHGVQSLVLEHNGFRLGLMGLVEEEWLDTLGTIDKANVDFVDYVAAADQISKELRESGAELVIALTHMRWPNDARLATEAKDVDLILGGHDHDYGVREVNGVWIVKSGSEFRHLTKIEIRRTAGMTFEYSLERKDIVEDIEEDQAIKSKVDKYKDSIQYMLEEVLCTTNVELDGRCSTVRYRECNLGNLIANAMLEATHAEVALLNSGTLRSDRLHPAGDLTMRDLLQILPMRDLVLVVEATGQQLYHSLENSVSRYPELDGRFLQVAGIQFGFDPNHPPGCRVVADTIRIQGQNLELDKTYLVAMKEYLTKGKDGYCMFTDCPLKCDAENAQVLSTIFINHFESGNIVQGLKACKSGHRMGLIRAPSCPSVTSIEHSDDVPVALVPGVEGRIFLVHTESQAE; the protein is encoded by the exons ATGACTGACGAAGTAAAAGATAAACAATTTTGCAATCATACGGACCTCGAAGCTACTTTAACTCTTTTACATTTTAATGATGTTTATGAAATAGAGGCGAGATCAATCGAACCTGCTGGTGGAGCTGCAAG GTTTGCAACAGCTCTTAAAGAATTTCAAGATTTGAATCCATTCATTGCATTCAGCGGCGACTGTTTAAGCCCATCTCTGCTCAGCACGTTTACAAAAGGAAGACACATGATAGACATTTTGAAGGCGCTGGGGATTCATTGCGCTGTTTTTG GGAACCATGAATTTGACTTTGGCGTGGACACGCTCGAAGAACTCACCCAGCAGACCAGCTTCCCCTGGTTCCTGAGCAACGTCTACGACAAGTTCACCTCCCAGACGCTGGGCCATGGCGTCCAAAGCCTCGTCCTGGAACACAATGGCTTCCGCCTCGGCCtcatgggcctggtggaggaggagtggctgGACACCCTGGGCACCATCGACAAGGCCAACGTGGATTTCGTGGACTACGTCGCGGCAGCCGACCAGATCTCCAAGGAGCTGAGAGAAAGCGGAGCAGAGCTGGTCATCGCGCTGACGCACATGAGGTGGCCCAATGACGCTCGACTGGCCACGGAGGCCAAAGACGTGGACCTCATCCTTGGCGGTCACGATCACGACTACGGGGTTCGGGAGGTCAACGGTGTGTGGATCGTGAAGAGCGGTTCAGAGTTCAGACATCTGACTAAGATTGAAATCAGAAGAACTGCTGGCATGACATTTGAGTATAGTTTAGAAAGGAAGGATATAGTGGAGGACATTGAAGAAGATCAAGCAATCAAAAGCAAAGTGGACAAGTACAAAGATAGCATTCAG TACATGCTGGAGGAGGTGCTGTGTACCACGAACGTGGAGCTGGATGGACGCTGCTCGACGGTCCGCTACCGAGAGTGCAACCTGGGAAACCTCATCGCTAACGCCATGCTGGAAGCCACCCATGCGGAGGTGGCGCTGCTGAATTCAg GAACTCTGCGTTCAGATCGTCTGCACCCAGCTGGTGACCTGACCATGCGGGACCTGCTGCAGATCCTGCCCATGAGGgacctggtgctggtggtggaggcCACAGGCCAGCAGCTCTACCACAGCCTGGAGAACTCCGTCAGCAGATACCCAGAACTGGATGGAAG ATTTCTGCAGGTAGCCGGAATACAGTTTGGTTTCGATCCTAATCATCCGCCTGGATGCCGAGTTGTTGCTGACACTATCCGAATACAAGGGCAGAATCTGGAGCTGGACAAGACGTATTTGGTCGCCATGAAGGAATATTTAACAAAG ggaAAAGATGGCTACTGCATGTTTACCGACTGCCCACTAAAATGTGATGCCGAAAACGCCCAGGTCCTCTCCACCATCTTCATCAACCATTTTGAGTCTGGCAACATCGTCCAGGGCCTGAAGGCCTGCAAGTCCGGCCATCGCATGGGCCTCATCAGAGCACCCAGCTGCCCCTCAGTCACAT CCATAGAGCACAGCGATGATGTCCCCGTGGCTCTAGTTCCAGGGGTAGAGGGGAGGATATTTCTTGTGCACACCGAGAGCCAAGCAGAGTAA